A region of the Roseobacter denitrificans OCh 114 genome:
ATCTCCACCCCGGCACCGCGCGCGATTTCAGCGGCGTTCAACGGGCTCATCCGGCTGGCGGTATCCGCACCATCCGACAGGAGGATCAACAGACGCTGTTCAATTTCGCTGGCCTCGAACGTGCGGATCGACAGTCCAATGGCATCCCCGATGGCGGTATGCGGCCCGGCCATGCCCACCTCGGTCTGGTCCAGCAATTCGACGATGGTGCCGGTGTCTTCGGTCAGCGGGCTTTGCAGATAGGCCTTGCTGCCGAAAACAATCAGCGCCATGCGATCCCCCTCGCGCCCTTCGACAAAAGCCCGCACCACATCGCGCACCCCGGCCAGCCGTTGCAGGTTTTCGTTGCTTGCATCAGTAAAATCGCGCGTGTCCATCGAACCGGATATGTCAATTGCCAGGATCAGGTCCCGTGCGGATTTCGAGGTCTCAATCGGTGCGCCCAACCGTTCGGGCTGCGAGATGGCGATCACCAGAAGGATCCAGATCAGGCTGGCGGCGATGATCTGAAGCCAGTTTCGGCGCATGATCACCGCGCCCTTTGCCGGGGTCAGTTTCGCCTCGGCGATCACTTGCCGGAAAAACGGGAAGCGGATGGCGGGGACGGTTTCCTTATGCGCGGGCACGAACCGCCAGATGAGCCACGGTAGTGGCAAGGCGAGAAACGCCCATGGGAAGACGAATGAGATCATGCTGAAACCTGCCTTTGGTGTCGTCGCACCCAGTTCTTCGCAGCCTCCCGCAGTGCCGGATCGGCGCGCGCGCACGATGCGTAGGGGGCGGTGGCCAAGACCTGCCCTGCGCCGTTCGTGAAGTCATCCATACCCGCACAACGATCCAGAAACGCCAGCCATTCGGGGCCGCTCAGGCTGGCGACCTGTGCACGTGGAAAGGCGGCCAGTGCCGTGCTGCGCAGAATGGTCGCGATTGCGGCCGCGTCATCGCCTGCCTGCTCAAGCGCGGACAAGGCTGCCTTGCGGTAGGCATTGCGCCGCAAATGGGCGCGGATGCGAAGGACGCCATAAAGTGCGAGCACGATCAACACGATTGCCAGTACCACCCAACCGCCGGTTTGCGGGACCATGGAAATGGGCGCCGGTTCGACCGGTTCAACCAGTTTATTGATGAGATCGACAAGGCTGGTCGGTGCGTTGGTGGACGGGGTCTTTTCACTCATCGCCGACCAAGCCCCATGAGACGGCGCATCTGGACCAAGCTGTCCTCTGCCGAGGTCAGCGGCAAAACGGAAATGCCGAACTGCCGTTGCCAGTCAACAATCTCGGCTACCCGGCGTTTTGCGAATTCAGTCAGGTCCCGGTGTACTTGGGAGTCAGACATATCCACCGCCGCCTGCAAAACCCCGTCAGTGATCACAAGTTTTGCATCCGGTGGCAGGTTGTCGGCAAAAGGGTCGGTCACCAACCCAAGGATCAGGTCATTGTGGCGCGACAGACCGCGCACGAGTTTGCGGGTCTGGTCATCAATCACGTCAAAATCGCTGAGGACGATGACCAGATGGTTGCGTGGCGCGATCCGGGCGACTGCGCCCAGTACCTGATTGATCGATTGCGGTGGCACGGTGGGGGCCTCGGGGCGCAGCAATTGATTGGCCGAGGCAAGCGCACTCAGAAACCGGTTGAGCGCGGCACGGCTGCGCGCTGGTTTGATCTCTGCGCGCAAGTCGTCACCAAAGACGATACCGCCCACACGGTCGCCCTGTTCCAGGATGGCAAAGGCGGCAAGGGCTGCACATTCGGCAGCCGTCACCGATTTCATGTTCAACACGGAGCCAAAGAACATCGACATGCGCTGATCAACGACGATCAGGGTGGGGCGGTCGCGTTCCTCGGTAAAGACGCGCACATAGGGTTTGCCGGTGCGCGCCGTGACCTTCCAGTCTATGGAACGCACGTCATCCGCCGGCATGTAATCGCGCAGCTCTTCAAAGTTGAGGCCCCGGCCCCGCAGGCGCGATGTGTGCCGCCCGTTCAACACTGACCGCGCAGGTTGTCGCGGCAGGAAATGCAGACCACGCGCGGGGCCTTCCAGCCCGCGCAGATGAGGCAGTGTCACATGAATGCGCGTATCCAAGCCCTTGGGCACGGGTGCAGGGTCGGGCAGGGTATTGGTGCGAATGCGTGCCGGAATATCCCTCATGCAGGCCCCCTCAGGTCAAAGCCACCTGTGTCAGTATCTCCGCGACGACCTGATCGGGGGAGACCCCTTCGCCCTGCGCCTCATAGGTCAGGCCGAGGCGATGGCGAAACACATCGGGCGCGATCGCCCGAACGTCCTGCGGATCGACATAATCACGACCCTTGAGCCAGGCATGGGTGCGCGCGCATTTATCCAGCGCCAGCGATGCACGCGGGCTCGCCCCGATTTCTATCCATCGCTTGAGGTCATCGCCAAAGGCTTCCGGAATGCGCGTGGCGTTCACGAGGTCGGCCATATACCGCTCCATCGCGTCAGAGACATGGATGGCGACAATCTCGCGCCGCGCTTCAAACACGGTCGATTGCGAGATCGGCGCCGGTTTCTCGGACTTGACCTTGTCGTCTGGTGCGGCCGAGGCCGCCGCCTCTTCGCCACGGACCAGACGGATCACCAGAACCTCGTCCTCGACAGGCGGATAGGTGATGTTCACATGCATCAAAAAGCGATCCATCTGCGCTTCGGGCAGCGGATAGGTGCCTTCCTGCTCGACCGGGTTCTGGGTGGCCATCACCATGAAGAGCGGCTCCATCGGGTGGGTGGTGCCGGCAACCGTCACCTGCCGTTCTTCCATGGCCTCAAGCAGGGCCGCCTGCACCTTGGCGGGGGCGCGGTTGATCTCATCCGCCAGCACGATGTTGGCAAAGATCGGCCCCGGTTCGAATTTGAACTCTGAACCGCCCTCTTTATGATAGTACACTTCGGTGCCCGTGACGTCGGAGGGCAGCAGATCCGGCGTGAACTGAATGCGGCTGAAATCGCACTGCAGGTTCTTGGCCAGCGCCTTGATCGCACGCGTCTTTGCCAGCCCCGGCAGCCCTTCGACCAGCAGGTTGCCGTTGGCCAACAGGCCGATGACCAACCGCTCGATCACATCGCGCTGACCGATGATGGCCTCGCCCATCCGCTCGATCAGCGTGTCGATATCGGTGCGCGCGCTCATTCTGGCCAGACCTGTTCCCAATCCCGGGCCATATCGACAATGACCCAACCCCGGTCCGGTCCTTCGTCCAACCCCCGGTTCAACACGCCGATATGCCCCTCGCGGTCATAGGCGAATTCCCGTTCCGCATCCGTGTGGTGCACGAGTATCCCCAGACGCGGCCCGTCGCCCGCCGTGGTATATTCCAGCATCGCGAAATCGCCGTCGGAATTGCCGCCCGCGATGATCGGGCGTTTGCCGATGCGGTTGTCGATGCCCACGGGCTTGCCCTCTTTGTCATCCACGAAATCAATACCGGGCAGTTTCATCACCTGACCGTCCAGATATTCCGTTGGCCCCGCGCTGCCGATTACCTGTTCGGGCGGGATGTTATATGCGCTTTCGGCAAAAGCACGGATGAAATGCACGCCGCCACCGGAAACAATCCACGTCTGGAACCCTTCGTCACGCAAGTAGCTAAGCAATTCCAGCATCGGCTGGTAGACCATCGCGTCATAGCGCATGTCGGTTGTCGGGTGACGCGCTTCGTCCAGCCAGTCCCGCACATCGTTCTGAAACGCCTCGACCGACATGCCGGAATGGCTGACCGCGAGGATTTCCAGCAAACCTTCAACACCGCCCGCAGCGATGGTTTCCAGATCACCCTCGGCACCGGCCCTCAGGATGTCAGACGTCAGGATCGACGGGTCCGCTTCGGCCTTGGCCTTCAGTCGATCAAGGGCATAGATAAGCTGAAAATAGACCGGTTGTTCACCCCAGAGCGTGCCGTCGTTGTCAAAAACTGCAATCCGGTCGGCAGGGGTGACATAGTCGGGCGACGTCGGGTCCGTTACGGACTCCACAAATGAGATGATAGTCGATTTGTTCTCCGTCGATCCCCATGATGGCAAAGGGTCGGACAAAGCAGGCGACGTAGCCAGACAAATCGCGGCTGAAAACAGAAGTCCACGCATGGCGGGTAACCTCGTTGTTGCTGGTTTCAAGGTGAAGAAAGGCCGCGCAGTTTCCTGCGCGACCTGATTTCTGCAAACATCCGGTTTCTTATGGCGTGCCCGGTGTTTCGGTCAGCTTTTCCATGACCTGTTCGAGGCTGAAACTCGCCGCTTTCTGGCGCGGCGGGTATTCCTGGAACGTCTCAAGGAACTGACCCACATAGGCCTGCGCCGGCACCAACATATAGGCGCGGTCGATCAACCAGTCCCAATAGGTGTTCGATGTCCGGTAGCTGCGCTCGTAAGGATCGCGCCGCAGGTTGAAGATCAGTGGCAGGCGGAGTTCGGTCCATGGTTCCGCCCAAGCGCGCAGGGTGGTGTAGGCCTTCTGCTCGAGGAAGATCAGTTTCCAGTCGTTGAAGCGCAGTGCCGTCAGGTCGCCGTCATCGGAGAAGTAGAAAATCTCCTGACGGGGTCCTGTGTCCACTTCACCAGAGAAGTACGGCAGGAAGTTGTAGCCATCCAGATGCACGCGGTAGTCACGCCCACCGCCCACTTCGGCCACTGTGATCCCTTCAAGCAGTTCTTCCTTGATGGTTGGACGTCCGGCGGCTGCCAGATAGGTCGGCAACCAGTCCATGTGGTGCATGATGGAGTTCGACACAGATCCCGGCTCAATCAGACCGGGCCAGCGCACCATGGAGGGCACGCGCCATCCGCCTTCCCAGTTGGTGTTCTTCTCACCAAAGAAAGGCGTCATCGCCGCATCCGGCCACGTGTTCATATGCGGACCATTGTCGGTCGAATAATGCACGATGGTTTTATCTGCGATGCCAAGCTCGTCCAGCACGTCAAGGAACTGGCCGATGTGCATGTCGTGTTCGATCATACCGGCGGTATATTCATCGACGGGTTTACCCACCAACTCATTGGCCGCCTGCTGACGCCCATCGCTGACATGTGTGCGGAAGTGCATGCGCGTCCCGGACCACCACAGGAACCACGGCGTACCTTCGGCTTCCTTGCGTTTGATGAAATCAATCGCGGCGGCGACGGTTTCATCATCGACGGTTTCCATCCGCTTCTTGGTCAGCGGTCCGGTGTCTTCAATCTCGCCATCGGCAGAGGATCTGATGACGCCACGCGGGCCAAATGTTTCGCGGAACGTCCGGCCATCGGGCATGACTGCATCACCCGGGTAGTCATAATTCTCCGGCTCTTCTTCCGCATTCAGGTGGTAGAGGTTGCCGAAGAACTCGTCGAATCCGTGGTTGGTGGGCAAGTGTTCGTCGCGATCACCAAGGTGATTCTTGCCGAACTGGCCTGTTGCATAGCCTTGCGCCTTGAGCAGGCCCGCGATTGTCGGGTCTTCTTCCTGCATGCCAAGCTCTGCACCGGGCAGGCCGACTTTTGACAGCCCCGTCCGGAACACAGATTGACCCATGATGTAAGAAGAACGTCCAGCGGTACAGGATTGTTCACCGTAATAGTCGGTGAAAATCATACCTTCTTCGGCGATCCGATCAATATTTGGTGTGCGGTAACCCATCAGACCCATAGTGTAGGCGCTGATGTTGGACTGCCCTACGTCGTCACCCCAGATGACCAGGATGTTGGGTTTTTCATCTTGCGCCATCGCGGCGCTCGACGCGAACGTCAAGGCGGTGACGGCGAGTGCTTTTATGGTCAAGTGTTTCGTAAATCGCAAAAGGCTTCTCCTTTATATCGTGATGTGCGGTCACACAGTTGTGAGCATGCACGCATCACCGGATAATTTAAATAGAGAAACCGAGGTTTTATCATCTTTAGATTGTGCTGCGAAGACCCACATGTGGTTTCGGAACGCCGATAATGAATAAAAATCAATCGGTTACGATTTTTCACCCACGTGCTCGGCAAAGTTGGCAAAGAACTTTCCCGCCAGCTTCTTGGCGGTCCCCTGTACCAGCCGATTGCCCAGCTGTGCGAGCTTGCCGCCAATGTCTGCATGCGCATCATAGCGCAGCAACGTGCCTTCTTCATGCTCTTCGAGGGTGACATCTGCCCCACCTTTGGCAAAGCCAGCGGCCCCGCCATTGCCCTCCCCTTTGAGCGAAAAGTGTTCAGGTGGCGCATCGGGTGAGAGCGTCACATTCCCATTGAACTTGGCCTTTACCGGTCCGATTTTCAGCACGACCTTGGCTTCGAGTTCGGTATCGGAATGCTTGTGCAATTCCTCGCAGCCCGGGATGCACTCCTTCAGGATTTCAGCGTCATTGAGCGCGTCATAGACCACTTGTCTCGGTGCATTGATAACGATTTCGTCTTTGAGATCCATGGGTCTTGTCCTTCATCCACGCCACTGTTGACGCGTAGATGAGCATATCTTTCCTTCAAATGAAATGGTCTAAAAGTCTAGGTCGCGTGCCGCGTCAAAGTTTGTTGACCGGTATTTTCAGCGTCATGTTACCCTGTGCATCCCGCGGCACTTCACCGGCCCTGATATTCACCTGCAGCGACGGAATGATCAGCGCGGGCATGGAAAGTTGCGCATCGCGCGCTTCACGCATTTTCACGAACTCTTCGCGCGAGGTGCCACCGCCGATATGAATGTTGCTGGCCCTTTGCTCCCCCACGGTCGTTTCCCACGAAATCGCACGGCCACCGGGCCCGTAATCATGGCAGACAAACAGGCGTACATCATCCGGCAGGCTCAGCACACGCTGGATGGAATCATAAAGCTGGCCTGCATCCCCACCGGGGAAATCCGCCCGCGCCGAACCACCGTCCGGCATGAACAGCGTATCGCCTGTAAAGGCCGCATTGCCCATCACATGCACCATGCAGGCCGGTGTGTGCCCCGGCGTGTGGAGGGCAAAACACGCCATCTCCCCCACGTGATACCGATCGCCATCCTTGAACAGCTTGTCGAATTGCGAGCCGTCACGTTCAAACTCAGTGCCCTCGTTGAACACTTTGCCAAAGGTGTCCTGCACTTCGGTGATGTGCTCACCGATACCGATCTTGCCGCCGAGTTTTTGCTGAATATAGGGTGCACCCGACAAATGATCCGCATGCACGTGGCTTTCGATGATCCACTCAAGCGTCAGCCCCTGCGCCTGGATCGCCGCGATGATCTCATCCGCACTGTCATAGCTCAGACGGCCAGAGGCGTAGTCAAATTGCATAACCGCATCGACAACGGCGCAGGCGGTGCTTGCCGGGTCCTTGACGAGATAGCTGATGGTATTGGACTGCGCGTCAAAAAAGGCCGTCACGTCGGGGTGTTGATCCATGTAAACAGCGGGCATCGTCTATCCTTTTTGTGGGCAGAGTCTTTGGCGGATCATGCCTAGTAATTCACCCTTCGGTCAATCGTTCTTATCGGCAAAGGTGGCCGGCCCGCCCTGCTTCTCCCATGTGGAAAACCCCTCCCGCAGATGGGCGGCGTCAAACCCCATGTCCTGCAACTGCGCGACCGTCAGAGCGGAGCGCCAGCCCGACGCGCAGTGGAACACATAGGTCTTTGACTGGCCAAAGATATCCTTGAAATACGGGCTTTCGGGATCGACCCAGAACTCGATCATTCCGCGCGGTGCGTGATAGCTGCCGGGGATGAAGCCGGACCGCTCTCTTTCACGCGGATCCCGAATATCGACGATTACCACATCCGGGTCATCCATCATGGCGATCAGGTCAGGGGTTTCAATCTCCTTGATCCGCGCGCGGGCGGCGCTGACCAGATCAGCGGCAGATATCTTGAACTTTTGCATGATGTGATCCTTTTTGCAGCGCCATGCATGCCAGTTATGGTCGGTGCGGCATGCTTTCAACCAAGGCAGCATCCGCAGCTTCCAGTGCCCCTTCGAGGTATCCGCCGAATGTGGCGGCGACTTCACTTCCTCCAAAGATCAACCTGCCATCCCAAAGCCCGGCAAGTGCAGGGGGAAGGCCGTATCGCGGATGTGTTGTCAGTGGCGCGTGATCCGCCGGTGTTGCGGTGTTGGTGTCCGCTGCCCAATCCTTGATCAGAACCGCATGCGCGGATGCGGCTTGTGATCCAAAAAGGCGGATGAGCTGATCAACGATAGCTGCTTTCAGCACCTGCTGATCGCGGCGGTCCGGGGGCACGCCGATGAAACCAAAAAGTGCTGCGCCGCTGCCGGAGGCGGTGCTTGCATCGTGAACTTCCACCATCGGGCCCTTGTGGCTCATCGCATCACCAGACAGCCCCATGTCACGCCAGAACGGCGTATCGTATAAAATGACGGCTTTCGCTTGGCTTGCCATCCATGTCGGAATAGCGGCCATCGTTTTTGTCGCCGCTGTGGGCAGAGCAGGGGAAAAATCGAGGCATGCCGCCACGCGCGGCGGTATCGCCAGAACCACGGACCGCGCCTCGATATCCACACCCGCCGCGCAGCTTACGAGGATGTTGCCATCCGCTTGCGACAGGTGCCTCACCTTGGTGTTCAACAGGATGCGCGATGGATCAATCTGACCGGCGAGCGCGGCGCAAAGCGTGCTCATTCCGCCGTCAATTCGAAATGAACCTTGCATGGACGCTGCGCCTCGCCCTTGCTGTATGCGGCCCTGCGCGTCCTCAAACCGGAACTCACCCTGCGCGTATTGTTCAAAAACAGGCAGGGCAAAGCGTGATATCAGACCGGCAATGCGCGGCTGGCCCGCCCAGAACCACGCTGGCCCAAGGTCATAGGCGGCACCGTTGACCGTTTCACTCAGCACCCGACCGCCCAGCCTGTCCCGACTTTCAACCAGCAGATAATCACGGCCCGCCTGATGGAGCCGGTCCGCAAGGTAGAGCCCGGCGATGCCGCCGCCAACGATCACAACATCGGCGCGATGCCGGGGTGTCACGGGGCCGGCGGCTTTGCGTGTTGGATGTGGCGCAGTTTGGCCCAGAGGCGCACGCCTTTCGGGCCCGCTGTGGCGTTCAGGGTGCTTGCGCAGGGCAGGCGCAGCCATGACCCCTGTTGCAACTGATCGCCGCCCTCGGTCATGCTGCCCTCCAGCACCAGAAACTCGCCACCATCCGGCAGGTCCATTGCCACTGAGGCCCCGGCAGCCCATTTTTCGGCGCGCACCGTTTCCTGATTGTCGTGGAACAGGGTCATGACGCTCACCCCTGCGCGGGTCGCATCGGGGATAAATTCCATTTTGTTCATGTCGATGACGACATGGGTGCGGTCTTCCGGCTGGAACTGCCAGAGTTTCACAAAAATCGTGCACCCTGTGTCGGAATGAGGGGAGTGGGCCGATGTCGGGGGGTTGCGCACATAAGACCCCGCCGGGAAATCGCCGTGTTCATCCGAAAACACCCCGTCGAGGACGATGAATTCTTCGCCGCCCGTATGGGTGTGTTCCGAAAAACGGCTGTTGGGCGCGTACCGCACGATTGTTGTGGCGCGTGCGACCTCACCCCCGATCCGGTCCAGCATCCGACGGTCAACGCCCGGCATCGGAGAGGCGCGCCATTCGACTTCGTCAGAATGAACAACAACACGTTGCGAAAAATCGGCATGCAAATCCATGGGAGGCTCCGGTGTCAGTTGCGGTGGCGCTGTGCCTACCACGAGGCAGCGAAATTGCAATTGGGATCACCCGATCGTTATTCATTGCATTGGGCAGGCCGTGTCGGGCAGGGTCAAAGCGCAACAGGAGGGACGGATCAAATGGTGGGTGTGATCTATTGGGAAGACCTGCGCGCGCCGGATTTCAAATCACTGCCCGAAAGGGCAATCGCCGTTTTGCCCATGGGCGCGAGCGAACAGCATGGGCCGCATCTGGCGGTTTCGGTTGACAGCGATCTGGTGGAGGCCGTGCTTGCGCGCACGCAGGTTGCTGATGGTTGTACCGTTCTGGTGCTGCCGACGCTGCGGGTCACCAAAAGTGCCGAGCATGACCGCCACCCCGGCACACTGAGCCTCACGGGCGACACGCTTCTGGCGGTTTTGCGCGACATCGCGGCCTCGGTTCACCGCGCCGGCATTGATCGGTTGTGCCTGTTCAATGGCCACGGGGGCAACACCGCCCTGCTGGAGGTCGCCGTGCGGGACATGCGCATCACGCATGACATGATAGCTGTGCACTGTGGCTGGTTCGGGTTCGCCCAAGCGCAGGCGCATTTTGATGCACAGGCACTGGCGATGGATGTACATGGTGGTGACATCGAAACCTCTGCGATGTTGGCGGCGGCACCGGAGAAGGTCGATATGGCAAAGGCGCGGGATTTCCGCCCCGCCATGCAGGATTGGCCGCAGAAGTGGATCGGGCTGACCGGGCAGGTGGCGCGGCCCGGTTGGCTCATCGACGATCTGAACGCCGACGGAGCTTGTGGCAATGCTGCGGCGGCGACTGTCGAAAAAGGCGAGGCGCTGTTGTCTTCGGCGGCGCGCAACTTTTCTGATTTTCTCGGTGAGTTGGCCGCCTTCGACCATCGCGCCAGCCTTTGAAGGCCATTCAAGACGTCACGCAGAGCCGGTGCATCGACAGGCGCGTGCACCTGAAGGGGAGTGTTGCGATGAGCGAAATCAAAAGGCAATTCCGCCGGACCGTTTATGAAAACAGATGGATGAAGGTGCACGAGGATGCGGTGACTTTTCCCGATGGATCAGACGGGATTTACGGCGTCGTTGACAAAGAAGACTTTGTTCTGATTGTCCCGCAGCATGCAGATGGGCGGTTTCAACTGGTGCAGCAGTTTCGCTATCCGGTGGGCGGGCGCTATTGGGAATTCCCGCAAGGGTCATGGGAAACGAGGCCGGGCACGGACCCGGAAAAGGTCGCCCTCGCCGAATTGGAGGAGGAGACCGGCTTTCGCGCGCAATCCCTCATCAGGTTGGGGCATCTTTTCGAGGCATACGGTTTTTCAAATCAGGGGTTTCACGCGTTTCTGGCAACCGGTCTGCAAGCGGGGCGCGTAAATCGCGACAAAGAAGAACAGGATATGCAAACCGCGTCGTTCAGTCTTGAGGCGATACATGACATGATCCGCGCTGGGCAGATCAAGGATGCGCCGAGTATAGCCGCACTTGGGCTATTGGCCATTTCCGAACATGGATAGAAACCGCGCAACAGGTCAGCGCAAAGAGGGGACCGCGGCGCGCCGTTGCGCCACGGTCCAAACGCATTCTTATGTGGCCGCGTTATGCAAACGGTGCGTGAAGATGCCCCGGTCGGTCATTGCGCGCAGGCCCTTGGCACCGGCAAGCGCTGCGAGATCGGCCAAAGGTTCAATCAGGATGACCAGCAGATAGGCCACGCCAAAGCTTGTCACGGCGGACAGGTTGTCGGCCCCAACGCCTTGCCCGTAGATCGCCCAGAAGGCCACCCATGCAACAACGCCGCCCTGATAGACAGCCGACATTTTCAGCACATCCACATAGCGCAGATCGACATAGGCCGTTGTCTGCGGAATGACCCGTTTGGCCAGCGCGTCCACCGCAAACAGCGGGAACAGCAGCGTTGAGACATTGACGAAATACATCGGCACATCGGAGGGTGCGAAAAACAACCCTTGGATCGCCAGACCGCCCGCAAGGCCAAGCGCGGCTGGACCAGACCCGAGCAGCAAAAACAGCGTCGTGCCCAGAATGATGTGCACCTCCGAGATGCCGACGGCGAAATGCGGAAAGACCTCAAAGAAGATGAACACCCCGATCGCCGCAATCACGGAGCGCAGGGCAAAGGAGACCACGGAATGGGTCTTGAGATCATCATTGATCAGTTTGAGGGAATAGCCCGCAGCGGCAGCGGCCGTTCCATAGGCCAATACCATTTTTGCGCCGTCCACGACGCCCGGTTCGATGTGCATGTTTACTTCCTTTCGCGTCCACCCGACGCATTTAAATGGCCGGAATTTTCCGGCGGTTGCAGATTGATGGTTGGTATCCTGACTTACAGCTTCGGGCCGCGCTGGCCGTTTTCGCTGCTTACAGTTGCGGGGGCAGTCCGGGTCTTGCACCCGGTTCCCAATTAAGGCCCGTTTTCAGGGGCCGCCATCCCCGCAAGCTTTACGCGATCGGACACGCAAGGCAAGCCTGTCTGCGACGATTGATGATCCGGGTGCGATCGCGACGTAGCCTGTCGACGGGCAGCGCCGGTGTGGTTTGGCCGAAAATCGGCGGCCCTGCGCCCGGTTTTTGGCCAATTCTGTCCTGCGGTGACTGGCAAATCCCTGTTGTTTCTGATCAAGTCTTGCGGGATATGAATAATCGACGCAGTTGCAGGGGTGGATGCGATGCGTCAGACGACCAAAAACCACCCGGGAAAAACAGGGGAAATCAAGATGAAGGTGAAATCACTCATTCTGTCTGCGGCACTGGCTGCTTTGGCAGGCGGCGCATCGGCAGAAGGCGTCAAGGTCGGCATGATCACAACCCTTTCGGGGGGCGGTGCCGGGCTAGGTATCGACGTGCGCGACGGCTTCATGCTCGCGGTGAAACAGTCGGGCCGTGACGACATCGAGGTCGTGATCGAAGACGATCAGCGCAAACCCGATATCGCCGTGCAACTGGCCGACAAGATGATCCAGTCCGAAAAGGTCGATGTGATGACGGGGATAATCTGGTCGAACCTCGCCATGGCCGTCGTTCCGGCGACTGTCGCACAGGGCAAGTTTTATCTGTCACCCAATGCGGGTCCATCCGCACTGGCGGGTAAGGGGTGCCATCCGAACTATTTCAACGTCGCGTGGCAAAACGATAACCTGCACGAGGCCGCTGGTGCCTATGCCACCTCTGCGGGCTATTCCAACAGCTTCATCCTCGCGCCAAACTATCCCGCCGGTCAGGATGCGCTGACGGGCTACAAGCGGACCTTTGGCGGCGAATTGGCCGGGGAGTTGTTC
Encoded here:
- a CDS encoding creatininase family protein — its product is MVGVIYWEDLRAPDFKSLPERAIAVLPMGASEQHGPHLAVSVDSDLVEAVLARTQVADGCTVLVLPTLRVTKSAEHDRHPGTLSLTGDTLLAVLRDIAASVHRAGIDRLCLFNGHGGNTALLEVAVRDMRITHDMIAVHCGWFGFAQAQAHFDAQALAMDVHGGDIETSAMLAAAPEKVDMAKARDFRPAMQDWPQKWIGLTGQVARPGWLIDDLNADGACGNAAAATVEKGEALLSSAARNFSDFLGELAAFDHRASL
- a CDS encoding flavin monoamine oxidase family protein, whose protein sequence is MTPRHRADVVIVGGGIAGLYLADRLHQAGRDYLLVESRDRLGGRVLSETVNGAAYDLGPAWFWAGQPRIAGLISRFALPVFEQYAQGEFRFEDAQGRIQQGRGAASMQGSFRIDGGMSTLCAALAGQIDPSRILLNTKVRHLSQADGNILVSCAAGVDIEARSVVLAIPPRVAACLDFSPALPTAATKTMAAIPTWMASQAKAVILYDTPFWRDMGLSGDAMSHKGPMVEVHDASTASGSGAALFGFIGVPPDRRDQQVLKAAIVDQLIRLFGSQAASAHAVLIKDWAADTNTATPADHAPLTTHPRYGLPPALAGLWDGRLIFGGSEVAATFGGYLEGALEAADAALVESMPHRP
- a CDS encoding cupin domain-containing protein, whose product is MDLHADFSQRVVVHSDEVEWRASPMPGVDRRMLDRIGGEVARATTIVRYAPNSRFSEHTHTGGEEFIVLDGVFSDEHGDFPAGSYVRNPPTSAHSPHSDTGCTIFVKLWQFQPEDRTHVVIDMNKMEFIPDATRAGVSVMTLFHDNQETVRAEKWAAGASVAMDLPDGGEFLVLEGSMTEGGDQLQQGSWLRLPCASTLNATAGPKGVRLWAKLRHIQHAKPPAP
- a CDS encoding NUDIX domain-containing protein — its product is MSEIKRQFRRTVYENRWMKVHEDAVTFPDGSDGIYGVVDKEDFVLIVPQHADGRFQLVQQFRYPVGGRYWEFPQGSWETRPGTDPEKVALAELEEETGFRAQSLIRLGHLFEAYGFSNQGFHAFLATGLQAGRVNRDKEEQDMQTASFSLEAIHDMIRAGQIKDAPSIAALGLLAISEHG
- a CDS encoding energy-coupling factor ABC transporter permease, whose protein sequence is MHIEPGVVDGAKMVLAYGTAAAAAGYSLKLINDDLKTHSVVSFALRSVIAAIGVFIFFEVFPHFAVGISEVHIILGTTLFLLLGSGPAALGLAGGLAIQGLFFAPSDVPMYFVNVSTLLFPLFAVDALAKRVIPQTTAYVDLRYVDVLKMSAVYQGGVVAWVAFWAIYGQGVGADNLSAVTSFGVAYLLVILIEPLADLAALAGAKGLRAMTDRGIFTHRLHNAAT